GGTTATGAACCTTTTGCCATGTCGAAAATATGCCATTTCAGGGATAGTCGCAGGTCTAGTCTTGTCACTACCCGCGATCGCTCATGCCGAGACGATCTTTCCTGCCAAGCGGCAGATTGGTGTCAGTCAGGCGATGGGTGTAAGCGGCGTAACCTCGGTAGTTAACCTGTCGCCAATGCAATCTCTCAATATCAGCTTCATCAAGACGGGCGAGATTATCAAAAAGGTGTGGTTGGGCAATCCTTCTAAGGTGGTCATGGACTATGACAGTCCCCTCTGTAAAGACGGTGCAAAAGACAGCAATTGCGGGGCAACGGTAATTAATTTGCGGCAACTCGACCAACCGATTGATTTGGATATGAATTTACCTGCCTCGGCAAGAGGAGATCTCACTTCCCTAACTGTGATCACCACGGGCGCAGGGGGACTGAGAAATCTCTATCAGTTTCAATTAGTCCTGAATGTCCCCACTCCTGCCTACAGCATTTTGGAAGTCGTTCCCGATGCTCAAATCCCTCGCCTTGCTCCGCTTACACCGAATGCCCCTGCTCAAACGAATAAAACCTCGTTGGATTTCTAATTATGTTGTATAAACGTATCATCCAAATAACGGCGTTAGCGATCTCCTCTGCGGCGATCGCTATTTCTAATATTGATTTTGCGACTGCTCAAGGACTACCCCTGACCACACAGCCAATGGGGAATGCTCAATCAGTGATGATTCCTGATTTTACGCAAATCAGTTTCGAGAATTTACCGAAAATCCAAGTTACCACCCAGTTACAGCAACAGCTATCGCGATTACTTTCTCCAAATGCCTTAACCAGTCTGGCGATCGGTAGTTTCGTCAGCCCAGATCGCTACCTGACAGTAGGTTCGCTTCAGTCTCTGGGTCTGGAGCAGATGAGTTTACAGGTGATCGCTAGTCGTGCTGGTGTTTCTCTCAACAATGTCAGTCTCGGTCAACTAGGCGAACTCACCTCACAGCAAACGATTAGTAGTTTATTGCAGTCGCTGCCAGATTTAAGCAGTCAGCCCCTGAGCCAAGTCCAACCCATCCTCGAGCTAGTTACTCAAAAATCTGGAGTCGCCAATCTCGCTATTCTGAATGATGAATTATCTGGCTTTACCGTGGGGCAGTTGGTTAACGCTTTTCCAGATCTTGGCAATTTATCCTTGGGCAGTCTTGGGGAACAGCTTAATAGCTATAGCCTTGAATCGATTGCGGGATTTGCTCAGTTGCCATTAGGCAATATTCAAGGTGCTTCGGGCGTGGTTTTATCGGATTTGAATGCTACGGGGTTGGGGAAACTCAGCCTTTCCCAATTTCCCAATGCACCTGCGTTACTGCCCAATGTCAGGTTTGGCATGGTCGATATTGCCCTTGGCAATAGGGAAAAGAATCGCATCAATCCAATTAGTGGCGGCGTTACTGAGGCTGGATTTCAAGCGGTGAGTTGTGATGGTAATAATGATTGCCCGCATATTGAGGTTACGGACTTTGCGGGTGGTTACTATACTGGCAAGCAATGGATGACTGCATCGCAGCAAGTACCCGATGGCTATGGCTTTCTAGGTGGTCTATTCGGCAATCGCGGACCAGCAGGCAATCATCCCTTTGGTGATGCGTTTCGCGTCACTATTGAATCCCTAGATGAGGCATCAGGCACAATTACCCTCGGTCTGCGATTTCGCTGGTGTCAGCGATCGTGGTTTGTGGATTTAGGTTGTACTCCCTACATTACGCCTCCCTTGCCCTTGGTTGTTCTCCAAGAAAAAAGTGCGATTCCCTATGCCGTTCCCAGTAATGCGGCGGTTAATTCATCTATTTCCACTAGCAAACCTTTCAGCAAATAGATTGCCATGAATTTTCTGATGTTTTGGTTTAGCCAAAAAAACCTCCCCAAGAGACTCTTTTTGCTGGCGATCGCGGTTTTGATAACTTTCCTAGTTCCACTAGAGATGGCACGTTCACAGGAAGTTAATAGTTCTGCCACATCAACAGAGAAAACCTCGACAGTTAACGGTATGCCTCCAGAATTTGCTGCCATTGCTAATCAGCTATTCACGCCCACAGGTGGAATTATTGCGGCTTGTGCCATCGGCATGGTCTTCTTGAGCATGAACGGTGGCGGCAATAGTAAAAATAAGTTGGCTAATGCTCACTGGGCAAATGGTGCGGAGCTTGCGGCGGCACGGAAAAAAGCTAAGGAACAGATTAATCGGCGCGAACGGAATAAGCTGTCTCTGTTTATCGTTAAGCCTAAATTGATTTTTCCGCCCGAATTGATTTCTCGCCCAGGGGTGGCTACACCCAATCACGAACTACCTATTGCGGGACAAAAGCCCAAAGTGATTCAGGTATCGCAAGCGGATCGGACGATCTGGCTTCCTGATGCTAATCGTGGCATTGCGGTACTGGGTGGTACTGGTTCGGGTAAAACCTATGGCGTGATCGATCCTGCGATTCGTAGTGCGATCGATCAGGGGTTTCCGATAATTCTCTATGATTATAAATATGCTGAACAGTCGTCACGAATTGCAGGAGTGGCGGCGGCAGCAGGTTATCAAGTTAGCATCTTTGCCCCTAGTTTCCCTGAAAGTGGCATCTGTAATCCTCTCGATTTTATTCGTGATGCTGCGGATGTGGATATGGCGCGACAGGTAGCGATCGTCCTGAATCGTAACTTCAAATCGGGTGGCAAAGGTAGTGAAGATCCTTTCTTTACTAACAGTGGCGACCAATTGATTCAAGCGGTGCTGTTACTAGCAAAGACCACACCCTATCCTGACATTATTTTCTGTGCCAAAGCATTAGGTGCGAATAATCTTCCTGCCAGAGTCCAGAATGCGAACTTACCAACTTGGGTGGAAACTAGCTTTGGGCAGTTGATTTCGATGGCGGATTCTGAGAAAACTGTTGCTTCTGTTATTTCAACTGCGAGTATTCTCTTTAGCCGTTTCATGTCTCCTGATATCCTCAGCGTTTTCTGT
This window of the Pseudanabaena sp. ABRG5-3 genome carries:
- a CDS encoding type IV secretory system conjugative DNA transfer family protein; translation: MNFLMFWFSQKNLPKRLFLLAIAVLITFLVPLEMARSQEVNSSATSTEKTSTVNGMPPEFAAIANQLFTPTGGIIAACAIGMVFLSMNGGGNSKNKLANAHWANGAELAAARKKAKEQINRRERNKLSLFIVKPKLIFPPELISRPGVATPNHELPIAGQKPKVIQVSQADRTIWLPDANRGIAVLGGTGSGKTYGVIDPAIRSAIDQGFPIILYDYKYAEQSSRIAGVAAAAGYQVSIFAPSFPESGICNPLDFIRDAADVDMARQVAIVLNRNFKSGGKGSEDPFFTNSGDQLIQAVLLLAKTTPYPDIIFCAKALGANNLPARVQNANLPTWVETSFGQLISMADSEKTVASVISTASILFSRFMSPDILSVFCGKTTIPLQLKGKQLLIIGMKREKQDVVAPLLATVLHMIVTRNVVSTKREDPLLVAIDELPTLYLPSLVQWLNVHREDGLSCMLGFQNLVQLEETYGKEVSRAIFGGCATKAIFNPLEPESAKIFSDYLGDEHLKYKSKSRSSGGGRTSTSTSDQERTRKLFAPEDFLKLPQGNCILISPGYSSKKEANVPRRCHIKIPKVDAERADKSKSKWESLKVRLAKSGSQVPITDAAITLRKDYFQEHFPLPAKDVTNAPKSTIPAWADGL